cTTATTTACTAAttaagttttccttttttacttTGCTTTTTGGATAGTGTGCAGTGGAATGAGAGGATAATGTGAATCTCTCACTATGGGATCCACTTGGGCAGATGCTCTGAAAAAATCCTCAAATGTGTGaatgttttgaaaaaatatgTTGGGCTCCCACTTTTTGTTAACTCTTTTCAGGCCCATTGTTCCCCATTGGGTCTCTTAAAATGTGAAAGGGAAGCCTCCAACATTTTGAGACCAAAAATGTAAAAACTAGAATGAACAGGCCtaacatttgaaaatttaaaaacaacagAACAAAAGAAGCCCCGACTTCTTCGTTTTGACACAAAAGCTGACGAAGAAGGCAGGTGCCACTTCTAAACCCTTCTTAAACCCTAGCTACTCCTCTCTTGCCtctaagaaagaaaaaaaaaaaaaaatcactggACTCGTTCAATCATTCAGTACTCTGACTTCATTCTTGGACTCCCTATGCTGGCATAATGCTACCTCACTACAATTCGTTTCCTCACAATTCCAACCAAGTTCACGTCAATGGTAGCTCTGCTCCATCTCACCAGGTATCTCTCTCCTACACTGCCAGAGACTCATAGATGCCAATAATTGCTTTTACAAACTTAAAGCTGCTTCGTTTTGTTTTCCtgggttttggtttggtttgttttagCGGCAGCGGATTATGCAATCTAATCCAGGGCTTAAAAATTCATCTTCTAATATGTTGCAAACTCTTCTGCAGATACAACCTCAATTGGGTATCAAGAATAATCAAGTTCCAATCCCGTTCAGTAATGCTAATGCACATTTAAGCAATGGGCATGGAGGGGCCATGCCCAATATGCCACCTTCCATGATTGCTCAACCCAATTTCATGGGTGTACCTAACAACCTTCATCCTATGCAAAGTAACCATCTGGGTATGCCTCAATTCGGTTCTGTTGGTCCTACATCTCAACCAGGTCAGCCCCATGTTGGATTTTTCGGTTCACAAAATAATGCACACAGTATGAACTCCGTTGCTTCCTTTCCGCTTCATGGGCAATTCTGCAATTTGGTGCAGAATGTGAATCAAGCGGTTTCATCGCAGCCGCCTGGGCAATTACTTGGGCATAACCTGTTAAATTTACCACAACAGATCAACCAAAATATGGGTTTGCCATATGGACAATTCTGTTTGCCAAATCCATTGCAAAATATGAATCAATTTGTGCAAATGCAAATGCATAATCCATCCCAACTTGGTCCTAATTATGCTTTTGCGGGATTGAATCAAGCACCTCAGGCTACAGTTTCTCAAAATTCCCCCTTTTTTGCAACTCATCAGTTCGGTAATGTGCATTCTAATCAGGCAGGCCAGCAAGTTAACCAGAATCAGCAAAACTTGGTTCTGCCTGCAATGCAAGGGACACAGGTAACTTTATTTTGCCGTGTGTATATGAAAATATATTCATTGTGGCAAAATGTTACTTGGATATCTCTCACATATCTCTCACATATCTcctaatatttatttacattttttatttcttatttttaagcttagaaagaaaaaaaaaagttcaggCTACAGTTTCTCAAAATTCCCCTCTTTTTTCTCGACTCATCAGTTTGGTGCGTATTCTAATCAGGCAGGCCAGCAAGTTAACCAGAATCAGCAAAACTCGGTTCTGCCTGCAAAGCAAGGGACACAGGTAGCTTTGTTTTTGCCCTGTGTGTATTTGAACTTATATTCTTTCTTGAAAAAATATTACATGAATATCTCTCACATATCTACGTTTTTATTTCATCTTTTTAAgcttagaaaaaaaaaaaaaaaaaaaaacttagttTTATTAGGCTTAAGGACGTGATAGATTCTGGGACTTCCTTTATCTGTGCATTTGTATATGCACTGGGTGGTTAATTCATAAACTGAGTCACTTTGTTGTTGGTTAAGATTGTAAGGACAAAGTTCTTACATTATGTTGATATAGTAAGGCCGTACTTTTCTGAAATCCGTTATTGGGTTATGCCAATTTCTGTTCTCTCTATTACAGATCTTATGCCAGCATTTTTCCGAAGTACATTGTCTCGAAAAGAGATAATTTCTAATTGATATACTATTCTGAATTAGCTGCATCGGTTGTGGTGAATACACATGTTATCAGTTTTTTCAGGGAAATCATACGAACACTGGTGGTGTTTACAGTTCAAATACCAATTGGAAACATTCACCAAGCAAAAGCTTTACAAAGCATCCAAAAAGAGGGGTGCAGCCGCAAGGGGGGTAGGTTTTTCTCGTGtcacttcattttttttttttcctgaagaTTTTGACCAGTGACTTGTGATTCATTATAGATATGGTTTGTGCAGATTTCAGAATTCTCAGTTCCATCATATGAAAAATGCAAAGGGAAAGTTTGCTTTTCCTAACGGGAACAAAGGAAAAGGTGTGGTTTTACATATGTCTACCAAGTTTATTAAGTCTTTTATGTTATAGATAGGAAAATGCTGTGATTTTGTGACGGAGGTACTGCAaattgggcttgttttaataGAATCCAACTATATATCTACTACTGCTTATTGCCTGTGGGCATTTTCTTCAATATGCTTGATCTGGGATGCAGTAGTCcttatcaatttcttcaattacatagagttttattttattttttgtgtattcTCCCTAACCACCTGAAGCTTGTGGAATATCAGTATCTCAGTATCATGGAATTTCACAGATAAAACTTGGATTCAAAATGGGTATGACTATATTTAACTGCTCTTCCACATGCTATGTGTGGAATCCCATGAAGGTGGGCTTGAGGTAGCCTAAAACACACAAATTGTTCTCTTGGGTTGCTTTGCGGTGTTACTAAAAGTTCATGGAAAACACCTTACTTTAGACCATAGCATTACAGAAGCTTGCTATACGAGATTCAATGGATATTTGccacagaagaaaaaaattctcaCTGGAttaataaaacattaaaaatatttacaaaaaaatagagaagtgGTTCATGTGTGCTCATTAACTTGCGTTGTTTGATGAAGCCCCGTATCATCTAGTACCCtttcatataatttttatagtCCCTATTTTTCTCCTTTCCGGTCTGTTCTTTCAGTGTCTTTGTTAGGCATGCGTGAGTGTGGGTTTGGGAGCTACTGTACACTATGAATCTAAGATTTCCTGTTACTTTTAGCAAGTAAGGAATACTTAGAGCTTTGTAAGAATGATGTTAAATGAatatctttctctctctgtttcttcacaaaaaaaaaaaaacagggtTGATAAATGAGAGCAAAGGAAAGTTTACAAACCAAGGCGGGGAAGGGAAAAGGTAATCTCTGCTTGATCTCTCGTATCTTATATTGTTACATGTGAACTAA
The Prunus dulcis chromosome 2, ALMONDv2, whole genome shotgun sequence DNA segment above includes these coding regions:
- the LOC117620334 gene encoding uncharacterized protein LOC117620334 isoform X2; amino-acid sequence: MLPHYNSFPHNSNQVHVNGSSAPSHQIQPQLGIKNNQVPIPFSNANAHLSNGHGGAMPNMPPSMIAQPNFMGVPNNLHPMQSNHLGMPQFGSVGPTSQPGQPHVGFFGSQNNAHSMNSVASFPLHGQFCNLVQNVNQAVSSQPPGQLLGHNLLNLPQQINQNMGLPYGQFCLPNPLQNMNQFVQMQMHNPSQLGPNYAFAGLNQAPQATVSQNSPFFATHQFGNVHSNQAGQQVNQNQQNLVLPAMQGTQFGAYSNQAGQQVNQNQQNSVLPAKQGTQGNHTNTGGVYSSNTNWKHSPSKSFTKHPKRGVQPQGGFQNSQFHHMKNAKGKFAFPNGNKGKGLINESKGKFTNQGGEGKRSLSLPYTEQEIQRWREERRRHYPSKSNIEKKLSEKLINSEVIEREAKMRREQLKEILTKQAELGVEVAEIPSYYLEDSNQGHRREDNKYFTKKGRLPNNFGKREKYDKKDRFAKRQKSHHKDSSNDPSFSKREPTLLQKLLSADIKRDRSRLLQVFRFMVTNSFFKDCPEKPLKFPTVAVKESGCNEDMAEELSSFAAKDASKGSDNSMVEIVHNNDYEYHNDVCNYDDGGGEDDEEGGTERAEEEEGEIIN
- the LOC117620334 gene encoding GATA zinc finger domain-containing protein 14-like isoform X4, with amino-acid sequence MLPHYNSFPHNSNQVHVNGSSAPSHQIQPQLGIKNNQVPIPFSNANAHLSNGHGGAMPNMPPSMIAQPNFMGVPNNLHPMQSNHLGMPQFGSVGPTSQPGQPHVGFFGSQNNAHSMNSVASFPLHGQFCNLVQNVNQAVSSQPPGQLLGHNLLNLPQQINQNMGLPYGQFCLPNPLQNMNQFVQMQMHNPSQLGPNYAFAGLNQAPQATVSQNSPFFATHQFGNVHSNQAGQQVNQNQQNLVLPAMQGTQAGQQVNQNQQNSVLPAKQGTQGNHTNTGGVYSSNTNWKHSPSKSFTKHPKRGVQPQGGFQNSQFHHMKNAKGKFAFPNGNKGKGLINESKGKFTNQGGEGKRSLSLPYTEQEIQRWREERRRHYPSKSNIEKKLSEKLINSEVIEREAKMRREQLKEILTKQAELGVEVAEIPSYYLEDSNQGHRREDNKYFTKKGRLPNNFGKREKYDKKDRFAKRQKSHHKDSSNDPSFSKREPTLLQKLLSADIKRDRSRLLQVFRFMVTNSFFKDCPEKPLKFPTVAVKESGCNEDMAEELSSFAAKDASKGSDNSMVEIVHNNDYEYHNDVCNYDDGGGEDDEEGGTERAEEEEGEIIN
- the LOC117620334 gene encoding uncharacterized protein LOC117620334 isoform X3 — encoded protein: MLPHYNSFPHNSNQVHVNGSSAPSHQIQPQLGIKNNQVPIPFSNANAHLSNGHGGAMPNMPPSMIAQPNFMGVPNNLHPMQSNHLGMPQFGSVGPTSQPGQPHVGFFGSQNNAHSMNSVASFPLHGQFCNLVQNVNQAVSSQPPGQLLGHNLLNLPQQINQNMGLPYGQFCLPNPLQNMNQFVQMQMHNPSQLGPNYAFAGLNQAPQATVSQNSPFFATHQFGNVHSNQAGQQVNQNQQNLVLPAMQGTQAGQQVNQNQQNSVLPAKQGTQFFQGNHTNTGGVYSSNTNWKHSPSKSFTKHPKRGVQPQGGFQNSQFHHMKNAKGKFAFPNGNKGKGLINESKGKFTNQGGEGKRSLSLPYTEQEIQRWREERRRHYPSKSNIEKKLSEKLINSEVIEREAKMRREQLKEILTKQAELGVEVAEIPSYYLEDSNQGHRREDNKYFTKKGRLPNNFGKREKYDKKDRFAKRQKSHHKDSSNDPSFSKREPTLLQKLLSADIKRDRSRLLQVFRFMVTNSFFKDCPEKPLKFPTVAVKESGCNEDMAEELSSFAAKDASKGSDNSMVEIVHNNDYEYHNDVCNYDDGGGEDDEEGGTERAEEEEGEIIN
- the LOC117620334 gene encoding uncharacterized protein LOC117620334 isoform X1, whose product is MLPHYNSFPHNSNQVHVNGSSAPSHQIQPQLGIKNNQVPIPFSNANAHLSNGHGGAMPNMPPSMIAQPNFMGVPNNLHPMQSNHLGMPQFGSVGPTSQPGQPHVGFFGSQNNAHSMNSVASFPLHGQFCNLVQNVNQAVSSQPPGQLLGHNLLNLPQQINQNMGLPYGQFCLPNPLQNMNQFVQMQMHNPSQLGPNYAFAGLNQAPQATVSQNSPFFATHQFGNVHSNQAGQQVNQNQQNLVLPAMQGTQFGAYSNQAGQQVNQNQQNSVLPAKQGTQFFQGNHTNTGGVYSSNTNWKHSPSKSFTKHPKRGVQPQGGFQNSQFHHMKNAKGKFAFPNGNKGKGLINESKGKFTNQGGEGKRSLSLPYTEQEIQRWREERRRHYPSKSNIEKKLSEKLINSEVIEREAKMRREQLKEILTKQAELGVEVAEIPSYYLEDSNQGHRREDNKYFTKKGRLPNNFGKREKYDKKDRFAKRQKSHHKDSSNDPSFSKREPTLLQKLLSADIKRDRSRLLQVFRFMVTNSFFKDCPEKPLKFPTVAVKESGCNEDMAEELSSFAAKDASKGSDNSMVEIVHNNDYEYHNDVCNYDDGGGEDDEEGGTERAEEEEGEIIN